Genomic window (Gasterosteus aculeatus chromosome 13, fGasAcu3.hap1.1, whole genome shotgun sequence):
CGATGATCGCACGCTCAATGAACGgtcctgaggaagaggaggaggaggaagcgcgTTAAGATTTAATGAGGCTAATCAGTGAAAACGACACAAAGTATTCCACTTTAATAACTAACATTAATAATCCTCCAGTGAAAAGGGATTAAATCAAGTCACGTTTGAAACATTTAAAGCCCTTCGTCCCGCTCAAcggtttcaaaataaacttccaatAAATGAACTTAAAGCTCCTTCACATCTGAGCCAGCAAACAAtatctaattatatatattagagAATTATAACCCTGATGAACCTGAACAGAGCGGTTTTGTAGAGCATGACCGCACAAACCCGCCTTCagacatcatatatatatatatatatatatatatatatatatataaatatatatatatatatataaatatatatatatatatatatatatatatataaatatatatatatataaatatatatatatatatatatataaatatatatatatatatatttatatatatatatatatatatatttatatatatatatatatataaatatatatatattatatatattatatatatatatatatataatatatatatatatatataatatatattatatatatatatatattatatatatatatatatatatataattagtgttgttgttgttgtgcagtgTTGTGGTGCTGCACGTACCCATGCTGGCGGGTCGGTGCGAGCAGACGTCCATGAGGACTCTCTGCAGGTTGTTGAGGATCTGCTCTGCGTTCATGTCCAGCTGTGCAGACGAGACCAGGATCAACACATTTGGCACAAAGTTCATTtctaaaattacatttaaaaaaaggatcttTGTGATTTTAATTTGCATTTCACGTCAAATAAGCCCAAACGTCTGTCTGTTTCCTGTCAGGATGGAGACTTCCGCTCATTTAAATAAAGATGTCTTTGTCTTCAGTTGAAGGCTTCCTCTCTGAGGCCTCCACGCGTACCGTGGCGATCTGAGTCCTGACGTAGCAGTCGTTCTCCACCAGGACCTCGTGACCCTTCTGGAACAACGCCAACATCTGGGCAATGTCGCCGCTGACTGAGCCTGAGGGTCCACAGTGAGGGAGGAGACGTTTAAACAACCTCCTCACTCGAGTCCCACCGCGCTGCAGATGGTTTTAGGACCTTTACCTCTCGTGCCCTTTGGGAACTTCTTCCTCAGTTTGTTCTTCAGCGGGACGAGTTTGGGCAGAATCGCCGGCACCGCCACGTAGTAGTCGGCAGAAATCTCCTCATCCAAGATCTGCAGATAATTCCAAGAACGGGATGAGGCTGCTGCAACGAGGggcgtgtgtgcatgcgtgtgcgtgatACAGATGGTTCACGTGTTTACGCAGCTCATTAATAAACAAAGGtgtcaaacagcagctcagcctGATAACACTTCACTTATAAAACCAGTGGTGGTCCGACATAAATCATTACGTCACCATCCTTCAGTCATGTGATTGACTGTGCACGTCATGTGATTGGCTGTGCACGTCATGTGATTGGCTGTGCACGTCATGTGATTCACTGTGCACGTCATGTGATTCACTGTGCACGTCATGTGATTCGCTGTGCATGTCATGTGATTGGCTGTGCACGTCATGTGATTGGCTGTGCACGTCATGTGATTCACTGTGCACGTCATGTGATTGGCTGTGCACGTCATGTGATTCACTGTGCACGTCATGTGATTCGCTGTGCACGTCATGTGATTGGCTGTGCATgtcatgtgattggctgaagGAGATTAAAGGACAAGAGGaaagaggctgcagcagagcgAATAAGAGACCGGTGGCCTTACatttaaatgcacaaaagaaaagctttAAAGTGGTTTTAACTTTGTTTACCTCTGTAACACGCTCATATatttacaataacaataaagtAAACCCAAGAAGACGACGATGAACTCACCGACTGCATGAGCTCGACCCCCCCGGCGAACGCGGCCCCGCCCTCCATCGCAGCTCGAGCCTGATCAGCATCCTGCGTGGAGACACTGTTCAGATCTgacctgagaggggggggggttcagagtgtcactccccccccccctcgttagCTTCCAGAGATCAAAGGCTGCACACCTTCATCACATTAAAGCCCCTCATCAGAAGCTTTTACCTCAGTGAAGACCAGAACACTGTTCATCTCCGTCCTgaaggggtgggggaggtgcaCCGTGCTGACGAACGACTCCACTCTTCTCtgtgcgggagggggggggggggggaggaggttaGTACAAGTTTAAACAGGAGGGGCGTCAATCATAAAAACTTTTGTGGCACCGCTTCAATCATTCAGCCGTGCGGCGTGTTCCTCATTCATCATGCAGAGGAACACGCCTGCGCTCATGTGGAAACAAGCGCCGAGCTTTCTGAGCTTTTTGTTCAGAGCGAAACCGAATCAATGTTAAagttgtttaaaacaaacatctcaGATGTCAGACTCCCTTCAACTGTGCTCTTTAGATAGAAGAATAACCGGATATAAACgcgtgaaaaaagaaaaccaggcAAGTGGAATTAAGTCCATATAGTCAGAATAGTGCAGCAGCTAAAATGAGAGATTAATACATAATTACACGTCACAGTAATTTGTAGATAACAAACGGTTCACCGTTCAGGAGAACCAGCGGGAGGAATCAGGAAGGAACGAGACTTCGAAGTTCTCCCTCGGCCTCACTTTGTAATTATTAAAGAATTCATattttatatgaatataatCAGCATGATAGTGACACTACAGTGGAAGGCAATGAGCATCCAAAGAGAAGTACTCAAATATAAAGTAGTAGATATAAACGACTGGTGTGGACCACGTAGGTGTTCGATGACGAGACGCAAGCAGGGTTCCGGAGTCTAATGAAAGACGCCCTCGGCAGCAACGACCTCCGTTCACACAGAACACGGCACCTTCTTCTCCAGTTTCATGTCCAGCTTCAGGTCGATGTACACGGGCTGCTTGATGGGAGTGAAGTCCAACTTCTGGAACCCCTTCAGCATGTCGATGGCGTCCGCGGCGCCGTAGACCGCGCGGGGGTAGTACCTCATGAAGTACACGTCGTCCACAGGCGCCCACGCCGTCCTGCCGTAGGGCTTGTGTCTGCCCGCGTCGTCGACGACGCGCTTTTCCTTCTGCGCCTCCTTCGCTGCGTCCTCTTTCTTGTCCTTCCTCAGTGGCCTGAGCGGGGAGAGACATGCGGGTCACCGGGAtcaccgtttttttttactagaCTACAGGTCTGCAAACTCACTTGACAGCCGCTAGAGTCCTGACGGGAGGATTCGTGGGAGCGGCGCGCGAGCGGCCGGCGTGGGCGGGACCGCCGGCTCTCAGCAGCTGCCTCTGACATCCCGCTAAAGCTGGACCAGAGAACAAAAGCTGCTAAGAGATGGAAGAGCAACAGACTGCGTCCACCGAGGGAGCATCCCAGCGCTGCATTACAAACATAACAACACACTAGAAGAGAATCGGTTTCACTCAGAGGATGTCTTTACAAAAGGAGCCGTACGCCTCCTCAAATAACTACCAATAAGAGTTGGATGTGGATCAAatttattataaatacatttttaaaatcacgTCAAACTCAGCAGCGGTTTATCTCAGCGGCTCCAACAAACAGAAGCCGACTGTATCCAATGTTTGTGCAGTTTGCATGAAAGTGGATCCATTTGTCGTTGGATGAAAGTCAGCATCATTTAATGGAGACGGCAGCGGGCCACACTGATTGGCAGCAACGTGTGCGCTTTGCAGACTTAAACGTGTGCTCAGTTAACTCGCCATCGGCGATGCTATTAAGTTCAAGCTGAAAAGCACTCGAGTCTTTGGGAGAATCTGAATATTTCCGTCTGTCAATGACCGCAGGAGAAAGTGTGAAGCCTGTTGCTGGTGTGGTTGTCAGTTTGTGTTTCGCCGACTGCAGGATTACAAATGTAATGAATTAGAAACTTTTGGGTTGGACAGGTAGAAACAGCGGACATATGAATACGTGTGTAAAGTTTAATTGGATGGTAATGTCCCTTGTATTGGCCTTTTGTTTAGTTGTTAGTTATTTGATCCACAGTAATGATCTTTTCACAAAGAGCACGTCAAGTTCTTTTAATCTGCTTAATTCTGACGGTTCAATAAGCACTTAGAAGCAAATGCATGTTAACTATTTAATTCGGGCTCCTGTGATTCACTACGCAATAGTTTCATTCAGCAGAATGTTGATGATTTTTAATCCTCGTCTTCGACCACGGCGACGTGTTTTGGTTCAAGGACGCTCGAAGAAATCGATTAATTTCATGCGATAGAAAAGCTTCCATATTAACacaatgaatgaggaaatgatgGAATGATTGTAATAATTGCGATCCCACATTCAGTAAGGTTGTCAATGCGTGGAACTATAAAACACAGACGGTGACAGTGGAAATGATTCGGATGTGCTCGTGTTGTAGCTAGCAAACGGAAGCTAACAGGCTCAGCGGCCGTTTGGcgcttaaaacaaaaacataattcaatacAATAACAACGGTTGTGTACACCCGTGACCTAATAGTTAACTGTAACTTAAACGTCAGTCAATTTCACAAAAAGAACTGACCTTTCCACACAGTCCGTGCGCAGGTGGCCATGTCTGTGAACCCCGTTGGTCCGTGTGGAAACAGAGACGCGCGAGGAACGGTTCCACCTGGGGGGCAAGAAACAGATCCCCCTTAAAACAGTGACTTTTCGTTTTTGTGCTTTGATTTTTGGTAAATGCCAAAAGTCCACAACATATCTTCAGTTAGCGTACATAATGGTTATGATTTACTTTTATATTCTGCATGTGTTTGATTTACCAATTTGTTATTTTAGTATATGTTCaattgacattacattacattaactgacgcttttatccaaagttcTACCAGGTGTAGTCGGGACAGGTGTGTCTTTCGTTTCGTAACATGTATACTGTAAAGAAagttatatacatatacatagaAAATATTCTCAGCCAAATTCCGCAgtgtttttaattcaaatatatttaaaaaaattgattttCTAATACTTTATAACAGACTACGATATTCACAATATGATTcattcacagcacaatacgcaTCCCGAACATCGTTTTTGTGTCATTCATAATAAATATAAGCTCACACACAATCTTTCCCAACTTGACAAAAAATAATCGCACGAGCGACGGAGGGAGcccgcgtgtgtgcgcgcgcgtacGGGCCCATCGAGTACGAGCGGAAGTCGCGTTTGTTGTTCTTCCTTCTGCTTCCGAGGCGTTCAGGGTCTGAACGGGTTCAACGGCCGCGTCCGCATGTCGCCACGGACCCCCCCGTAGAGCGTCGCCCCCCGCCCCGGATGAAGGTAACGTCCCGCCTCGCTCCGTCCCGACGCCGCGGACACTCTCACCCGGGCTTGTCACGGGTTAGATTCCTCAGTTAAATCGGCTTCGGTGTCTACcgataaaccccccccccccctttacccccctccctccggaAAAACAAATCCACCGCCGCGCTCTGAGTCCTTCCACCGGTTTAATTTGTTTAAATGCTTAAAGCAGTCCGGGAGGGGGTTACCTCGATGCCAGGTATGACAGCTGGTGAGAGGCGCGCGCCACCCCCTCTGTCACGTGCCGCACGTCAGGTGTCACTTTTGACATCACGGCTATGTTTGGGTTCGCAGCTGTCGcgcggtgcccccccccccccccccccaccgccccccgcTACATGTTTaccatttacaaaaacaaaattaaaaaaaaggaggaaaaaaaactcccgCCATTGAAAAAGTGGTTTCCAAGGCAACGGCTCGTCTATCTGTCACACCAGATGCACGTTGACCATCAGCGTCACAGGGTCACGTGacgagggccccccccccgtggtttCTATCTCTATAAACATCATATTTATCTGCCCAGTGTGTAAACAAGTTACTCTCCTCCAaacttattttaataataaagaacATCAGGTGCAGAACATCTCGTCACTTAGACCACGGTGAGACCTCATTAAACCCTGTTCACAGTCTGATATCAAAGATATTATGCAGATGTCTCTCGCTTTAGTTGCATATTAACGTTAACATTGGGAGAATGTTACTGTGTGTTAGCAGCAGTCGTATCTGTTTCAGGCCAATATGTGCTTTAATCAGTTAatccagtttatttatttacctatgtctacttatttatttattttatgtccgGTTGAGCTTGTCAAGGTGATTCAATATAGCACAATATTAATAAGAATATTCATCCAGCATTGATTCATCTATCTGTGTGTTTAGGACTGTTGGATGCTGCTCTCAGAA
Coding sequences:
- the mrpl1 gene encoding large ribosomal subunit protein uL1m isoform X1, whose amino-acid sequence is MGPYARAHTRAPSVARAIIFCQVGKDCGTVPRASLFPHGPTGFTDMATCARTVWKALAGCQRQLLRAGGPAHAGRSRAAPTNPPVRTLAAVKPLRKDKKEDAAKEAQKEKRVVDDAGRHKPYGRTAWAPVDDVYFMRYYPRAVYGAADAIDMLKGFQKLDFTPIKQPVYIDLKLDMKLEKKRRVESFVSTVHLPHPFRTEMNSVLVFTEDADQARAAMEGGAAFAGGVELMQSILDEEISADYYVAVPAILPKLVPLKNKLRKKFPKGTRGSVSGDIAQMLALFQKGHEVLVENDCYVRTQIATLDMNAEQILNNLQRVLMDVCSHRPASMGPFIERAIIASQTSEALWFRSQDVLPEDK
- the mrpl1 gene encoding large ribosomal subunit protein uL1m isoform X2, which codes for MATCARTVWKALAGCQRQLLRAGGPAHAGRSRAAPTNPPVRTLAAVKPLRKDKKEDAAKEAQKEKRVVDDAGRHKPYGRTAWAPVDDVYFMRYYPRAVYGAADAIDMLKGFQKLDFTPIKQPVYIDLKLDMKLEKKRRVESFVSTVHLPHPFRTEMNSVLVFTEDADQARAAMEGGAAFAGGVELMQSILDEEISADYYVAVPAILPKLVPLKNKLRKKFPKGTRGSVSGDIAQMLALFQKGHEVLVENDCYVRTQIATLDMNAEQILNNLQRVLMDVCSHRPASMGPFIERAIIASQTSEALWFRSQDVLPEDK